In the genome of Ananas comosus cultivar F153 linkage group 11, ASM154086v1, whole genome shotgun sequence, one region contains:
- the LOC109717766 gene encoding uncharacterized protein LOC109717766 — translation MGNCVACLISHEPKRPKSRSHGCVVPLNQIYGPDDCSVKEDGRAKGVTRIKMVMTKKEAAQLLSKLSADRIVERVKRELDRSKGCRLRAACRDPWRPALESIPEN, via the coding sequence atgGGGAATTGCGTGGCTTGTTTAATTTCTCATGAACCAAAGAGGCCAAAGAGTAGATCTCATGGTTGTGTGGTTCCACTGAACCAGATCTATGGACCAGATGATTGCTCCGTCAAAGAGGATGGCCGCGCGAAGGGAGTGACGAGAATAAAGATGGTCATGACGAAGAAGGAGGCGGCCCAGTTGCTCTCTAAGCTCTCCGCCGATCGCATCGTCGAGCGTGTCAAACGGGAACTGGACAGAAGCAAGGGTTGTCGACTGCGCGCGGCGTGTCGAGATCCGTGGAGGCCGGCGCTGGAGAGCATCCCGGAGAATTAA
- the LOC109717414 gene encoding beclin-1-like protein isoform X2 gives MMKTETRGVGIGGGGGGDKGRSLAFDPNLPRWVCQNCRHALCVVGVESYADKFFNDPSRSGMQASAFQGSVLGSSRIENSFVVLSRNKALIHGIPPRPRSGAQQHEAGQTTKAMEESYVVLPPPAASMYKGESPSEGVGVQSQASSSNQTSTLPANNTGFHFSVTVLKRAFEIASSQTQVEQPLCLECMRVLSDKLDKEVEDVNRDTKAYETCLQRLEMESYNVLSDADFLKEKEKIEEEERKLQAAIEETDRQHSEVNAEMKDLETKSKLFNELEERYWHEFNNFQFQLISHQEERDAILAKIEVSQAHLELLKRTNVLENAFHITHAGEFGTINNFRLGRLPMSPVEWDEINAAWGQACLLLNTMAQYFRPKFPYRIKILPMGSYPRIMDTNNNTYELIENDKVENHTITQSFNKQENWTKALKYTLCNLKWVMYWFIGNTNFRPLCPLAPSQADGPSIG, from the exons ATGATGAAAACGGAAACGAGAGGAGTTGgaattggaggaggaggaggaggtgataAAGGGAGGAGCTTAGCGTTCGATCCCAATCTCCCGAGATGGGTTTGCCAAAATTGTCGCCACGCTCTGTGCGTCGTCGGCGTCGAATCCTACGCCGACAAGTTCTTCAACGACCCTTCTCGATCCG GAATGCAAGCCTCTGCGTTCCAGGGCAGTGTGTTAGGATCTTCCCGGATAGAAAATTCATTCGTCGTGTTATCGAGGAACAAGGCCCTGATCCACGGCATCCCTCCTCGCCCACGAAGCGGGGCCCAACAACACGAGGCTGGCCAAACTACGAAAGCCATGGAAGAGTCCTATGTTGTGttgccgccgcctgctgcctCTATGTACAAGGGCGAGTCCCCGTCTGAAGGAGTCGGGGTCCAATCACAAGCTTCTAGTTCGAACCAGACTAGCACTTTGCCAGCAAATAACACTGGTTTCCACTTTAGTGTGACCGTCTTGAAGCGCGCATTTGAGATCGCTAGTTCTCAAACTCAG GTTGAGCAACCTCTTTGTTTGGAATGCATGCGGGTGTTGTCAGATAAGCTTGATAAGGAGGTTGAAGATGTGAATAGAGACACAAAAGCTTATGAAACATGCCTTCAACGGTTGGAGATGGAGTCTTATAATGTTCTCAGCGACGCTGACTTTctaaaggagaaagagaag atcgaggaagaagaaaggaaactTCAAGCTGCAATTGAAGAAACTGATAGGCAGCATTCAGAGGTTAATGCTGAGATGAAAGATCTTGAAACAAAATCCAAGCTTTTTAATGAGTTGGAGGAAAG GTATTGGCATGAATTCAACAATTTCCAATTCCAGCTAATCTCACATCAg GAAGAGAGAGATGCAATTTTGGCTAAGATAGAAGTTTCGCAAGCACATCTGGAGCTTCTAAAGCGTACGAATGTGCTCGAAAATGCCTTTCATATTACACATGCTGGAGAATTCGGAACTATAAACAACTTCCGTCTTGGCCGCCTTCCTATGTCTCCG gtTGAATGGGATGAGATAAATGCTGCGTGGGGCCAGGCATGCCTTCTTCTGAACACTATGGCTCAATACTTTCGGCCAAAATTCCC ATATCGAATTAAGATTCTTCCGATGGGAAGTTATCCGCGAATTATGGACACTAACAACAACACATATGAACT GATCGAAAACGATAAAGTGGAAAATCACACTATCACCCAAAGCTTCAATAAGCAGGAAAACTGGACGAAGGCCCTAAAGTACACACTGTGCAACTTGAAGTGGGTTATGTATTGGTTCATTGGTAACACGAATTTCCGGCCGCTATGTCCATTAGCTCCTTCTCAGGCTGATGGTCCTTCCATTGGATAG
- the LOC109717414 gene encoding beclin-1-like protein isoform X1, whose product MMKTETRGVGIGGGGGGDKGRSLAFDPNLPRWVCQNCRHALCVVGVESYADKFFNDPSRSGMQASAFQGSVLGSSRIENSFVVLSRNKALIHGIPPRPRSGAQQHEAGQTTKAMEESYVVLPPPAASMYKGESPSEGVGVQSQASSSNQTSTLPANNTGFHFSVTVLKRAFEIASSQTQVEQPLCLECMRVLSDKLDKEVEDVNRDTKAYETCLQRLEMESYNVLSDADFLKEKEKIEEEERKLQAAIEETDRQHSEVNAEMKDLETKSKLFNELEERYWHEFNNFQFQLISHQEERDAILAKIEVSQAHLELLKRTNVLENAFHITHAGEFGTINNFRLGRLPMSPVEWDEINAAWGQACLLLNTMAQYFRPKFPYRIKILPMGSYPRIMDTNNNTYELFGPVNLFWSTRYDKAMTLYLTCLKDFAEFAHIRDLENNIPPDKCFKLPYRIENDKVENHTITQSFNKQENWTKALKYTLCNLKWVMYWFIGNTNFRPLCPLAPSQADGPSIG is encoded by the exons ATGATGAAAACGGAAACGAGAGGAGTTGgaattggaggaggaggaggaggtgataAAGGGAGGAGCTTAGCGTTCGATCCCAATCTCCCGAGATGGGTTTGCCAAAATTGTCGCCACGCTCTGTGCGTCGTCGGCGTCGAATCCTACGCCGACAAGTTCTTCAACGACCCTTCTCGATCCG GAATGCAAGCCTCTGCGTTCCAGGGCAGTGTGTTAGGATCTTCCCGGATAGAAAATTCATTCGTCGTGTTATCGAGGAACAAGGCCCTGATCCACGGCATCCCTCCTCGCCCACGAAGCGGGGCCCAACAACACGAGGCTGGCCAAACTACGAAAGCCATGGAAGAGTCCTATGTTGTGttgccgccgcctgctgcctCTATGTACAAGGGCGAGTCCCCGTCTGAAGGAGTCGGGGTCCAATCACAAGCTTCTAGTTCGAACCAGACTAGCACTTTGCCAGCAAATAACACTGGTTTCCACTTTAGTGTGACCGTCTTGAAGCGCGCATTTGAGATCGCTAGTTCTCAAACTCAG GTTGAGCAACCTCTTTGTTTGGAATGCATGCGGGTGTTGTCAGATAAGCTTGATAAGGAGGTTGAAGATGTGAATAGAGACACAAAAGCTTATGAAACATGCCTTCAACGGTTGGAGATGGAGTCTTATAATGTTCTCAGCGACGCTGACTTTctaaaggagaaagagaag atcgaggaagaagaaaggaaactTCAAGCTGCAATTGAAGAAACTGATAGGCAGCATTCAGAGGTTAATGCTGAGATGAAAGATCTTGAAACAAAATCCAAGCTTTTTAATGAGTTGGAGGAAAG GTATTGGCATGAATTCAACAATTTCCAATTCCAGCTAATCTCACATCAg GAAGAGAGAGATGCAATTTTGGCTAAGATAGAAGTTTCGCAAGCACATCTGGAGCTTCTAAAGCGTACGAATGTGCTCGAAAATGCCTTTCATATTACACATGCTGGAGAATTCGGAACTATAAACAACTTCCGTCTTGGCCGCCTTCCTATGTCTCCG gtTGAATGGGATGAGATAAATGCTGCGTGGGGCCAGGCATGCCTTCTTCTGAACACTATGGCTCAATACTTTCGGCCAAAATTCCC ATATCGAATTAAGATTCTTCCGATGGGAAGTTATCCGCGAATTATGGACACTAACAACAACACATATGAACT GTTTGGTCCAGTGAATTTGTTTTGGAGCACCCGCTATGACAAAGCAATGACATTATACTTAACGTGCCTGAAAGATTTTGCCGAGTTTGCGCATATAAGGGATCTAGAAAACAATATTCCACCAGATAAATGTTTCAAACTCCCTTACAG GATCGAAAACGATAAAGTGGAAAATCACACTATCACCCAAAGCTTCAATAAGCAGGAAAACTGGACGAAGGCCCTAAAGTACACACTGTGCAACTTGAAGTGGGTTATGTATTGGTTCATTGGTAACACGAATTTCCGGCCGCTATGTCCATTAGCTCCTTCTCAGGCTGATGGTCCTTCCATTGGATAG